One part of the Aspergillus luchuensis IFO 4308 DNA, chromosome 5, nearly complete sequence genome encodes these proteins:
- a CDS encoding putative secondary metabolism biosynthetic enzyme (COG:H;~EggNog:ENOG410PHCN;~InterPro:IPR000192,IPR015424,IPR015421;~PFAM:PF00266;~SMCOG1139:aminotransferase class V;~antiSMASH:Cluster_5.11;~go_function: GO:0003824 - catalytic activity [Evidence IEA]) — MSNILDTFPEYAQTTSLDHLRETQYSYLDERGHTYLDYTGSGLAAKEQYHAHNARLTEQAFGNPHSVSPTSENSTRLVEQARAHVLSYLNASPDTYTVIFTQNATGAARLVGESYPFSRQKQFILTADNHNSVNGIREYARAKHARTVYVPVQSPELRVSPATLASVLGGHWWEWGRDRLALTKGGRPNRDRGLFAYPAQSNFSGVRHPLEWVTLAQQCGFDVLLDAAAYLPTQKLDLSPKNPQPDFVMVSWYKLFGYPTGLGCLIARRDALSRLSRPWFSGGTVKTVGVALTWHVMAADEAGFEDGTLNFLSIPDVQVGLEWLERVNMSLISTRVRCLTGWFLQRLLGLRHSDGSPMAEVYGPTDLKRRGGTICFNFLDAKGDIVDERIVGQESSAASISLRTGCFCNPGPAEKALRIDTRPLRRVRRRLRKGLIEMDTIISIGRLPSGGAIRVSFGVASNTADVDRFFDFATKTYRDRVPDTSGLGPRDGC, encoded by the coding sequence ATGAGCAACATTTTGGATACCTTCCCTGAATACGCCCAGACGACATCTCTGGATCATCTGCGGGAGACCCAGTATAGCTACTTGGACGAAAGGGGTCACACATACCTCGACTACACCGGTTCTGGTCTCGCTGCTAAGGAACAGTATCATGCCCACAATGCACGCCTCACGGAGCAGGCCTTTGGCAACCCGCACTCCGTCAGTCCCACTAGCGAGAACTCCACCCGACTCGTCGAGCAGGCGCGCGCCCATGTACTTTCCTATCTTAATGCCTCTCCCGACACATATACCGTCATCTTCACTCAGAATGCTACGGGAGCAGCGCGTCTTGTTGGCGAATCCTACCCCTTCTCCCGGCAGAAGCAGTTCATCTTGACGGCAGACAACCACAATTCTGTAAATGGAATCCGGGAGTACGCTCGAGCAAAGCATGCACGCACCGTCTATGTGCCTGTGCAGTCCCCGGAGCTCCGAGTCAGTCCGGCTACTTTGGCATCAGTCCTCGGCGGCCACTGGTGGGAGTGGGGACGAGACCGACTAGCATTGACTAAAGGAGGCCGTCCGAACCGTGATCGGGGACTATTTGCCTATCCAGCCCAGAGCAACTTTAGTGGAGTCCGCCATCCTCTCGAATGGGTGACATTGGCTCAACAATGTGGCTTTGATGTGCTCCTAGACGCTGCGGCATATCTGCCTACCCAGAAGTTGGATCTGTCTCCCAAGAACCCCCAGCCTGACTTTGTCATGGTCAGCTGGTACAAACTCTTCGGCTACCCCACCGGTCTGGGCTGTCTGATTGCTCGACGCGATGCTCTTAGTCGCCTCTCACGGCCCTGGTTCTCTGGCGGGACAGTCAAGACAGTGGGGGTAGCGCTGACCTGGCACGTCATGGCCGCCGACGAGGCCGGGTTCGAGGATGGCACCCTGAATTTCCTGTCCATTCCGGATGTCCAAGTGGGTCTGGAATGGCTGGAGCGCGTGAACATGTCTTTGATCTCCACCCGAGTGCGCTGCCTTACGGGCTGGTTCCTCCAGCGGCTGCTCGGACTCCGTCACAGCGACGGTTCCCCGATGGCCGAAGTTTACGGGCCCACCGACCTCAAGCGTCGCGGCGGCACCATTTGCTTCAACTTCCTGGACGCCAAGGGAGATATTGTGGATGAGCGGATTGTGGGGCAGGAATCATCAGCTGCCTCGATCTCTCTGCGCACTGGCTGTTTCTGCAATCCAGGGCCTGCAGAGAAGGCTTTACGGATTGATACGCGGCCGCTGCGGCGCGTGCGACGTCGTCTCCGCAAGGGCCTAATTGAGAtggacaccatcatcagcattggTCGTCTTCCGTCGGGAGGGGCCATCCGGGTATCGTTTGGCGTGGCTTCGAATACAGCAGATGTAGATCGGTTTTTCGACTTTGCTACCAAAACCTACCGGGACCGGGTGCCTGACACCAGTGGACTTGGCCCGCGTGATGGGTGCTAG
- a CDS encoding neutral amino acid permease (COG:E;~EggNog:ENOG410PHHD;~InterPro:IPR013057;~PFAM:PF01490;~TransMembrane:11 (i58-77o83-102i132-151o163-182i189-209o229-254i266-287o307-328i349-368o380-401i413-436o)) gives MEAVHDSPPPYATDGIDEKKEDISQVEQNLKPGLEESDAFGNEEFAEIKYKTLKWWQCGLLMICESVSLGVLSLPAAVATLGFVPAIILIVGLGILATYTGYNIGLFRERYPHIQNLADAGEILMGPFGRELFGLGQFLFCIFVMGSHLLTFRVMMNTITEHGTCSIVFSVIGMVISMVLSIPRTMKGMTWISFASFLSIFSAVMITMIGVGVEKHPGRIIEATVDTNLYTAFTAVSNIVFAYCAHVAFFGLIAEMEQPKDFKKSLFMLQTFEISLYVTAACVIYYYVGKDVQSPALSSAGPLLKKIAYGIAIPTIVGAGVVNGHIGLKYIYFRTCSKSGLIHSRSRRSVLVWIALGLACWLVAWIIAEAIPVFSDLNSLISALFASWFSYGLSGIYWLHLNYGQWFASPRKIALTVLNAGIAVFGLVLCVLGLYASGTAIHNDANSNSFTCANTDS, from the exons atggaggCCGTTCACGACAGTCCCCCTCCCTACGCCACCGATGGCAttgacgagaagaaggaggatatCAGCCAGGTGGAGCAGAACCTCAAGCCGGGCCTGGAGGAGTCCGACGCTTTCGGTAATGAGGAGTTTGCGGAAATCAAGTACAAGACCTTGAAGTGGTG GCAATGTGGACTGC TCATGATTTGCGAGTCTGTCTCGCTGGGTGTGCTCTCGCTACCCGCCGCCGTTGCAACCCTGGGTTTCGTCCC ggccatcatcctcatcgttgGTCTCGGAATTCTCGCGACCTACACCGGTTACAACATTGGATTGTTCAGAGAACGCTACCCCCACATTCAGAACCTCGCCGATGCGGGAGAAATCCTGATGGGCCCTTTTGGCCGTGAACTCTTCGGCCTGGGCcagttcctcttctgcatcttCGTCATGGGCAGCCACCTCCTGACCTTCCGTGTCATGATGAACACCATCACCGAACATGGCACCTGCTCCATCGTCTTCAGTGTGATCGGCATGGTCATTTCCATGGTCCTCTCCATTCCCCGTACCATGAAGGGCATGACCTGGATTTCCTTTGCCT CTTTCCTCAGTATCTTCAGTGCTGTCATGATTACTATGAtcggtgtgggtgtggagaAGCACCCCGGTCGCATCATCGAGGCCACTGTCGACACCAACCTCTACACGGCCTTCACCGCCGTCTCCAACATTGTCTTCGCCTACTGTGCGCACGTCGCTTTCTTCGGTCTTATCGCCGAGATGGAGCAGCCCAAGGACTTCAAGAAGTCGCTGTTCATGCTGCAGACCTTTGAAATCAGTCTGTACGTGACTGCTGCCTGcgtcatctactactacgtCGGCAAGGATGTGCAATCTCCCGCTCTCAGCTCTGCTGGTCCTCTTCTGAAGAAGATTGCCTATGGGATTGCCATTCCCACC ATTGTCGGTGCCGGTGTCGTTAATGGTCACATTGGCTTGAAGTACATCTACTTCCGCACTTGCTCCAAGTCGGGTCTCATCCACAGCCGTAGCCGCCGCTCGGTCCTTGTCTGGATCGCCTTGGGCTTGGCCTGCTGGCTGGTTGCCTGGATCATCGCCGAGGCCATCCCTGTCTTCAGCGACCTCAACTCTCTGATT AGCGCTCTCTTCGCTAGTTGGTTCAGTTATGGTCTCAGTGGTATCTACTGGCTCCACCTTAACTACGGCCAGTGGTTTGCCAGCCCCCGCAAGATCGCCCTGACCGTGCTGAATGCCGGTATCGCCGTGTTCGGTTTGGTGCTGTGTGTCCTGGGTCTCTATGCCTCGGGAACAGCCATCCACAACGatgccaacagcaacagtTTCACCTGTGCCAACACGGACAGCTGA
- a CDS encoding uncharacterized protein (antiSMASH:Cluster_5.11), translated as MFGLWRGDAPAGPMKHLRWAGGEAEAKGIRGKLSCAPECAETDCVCDKLSPAVISAAYFAGRITWIGFRADEGDSAPFFLRRVQSIPSGILQLSPRITHSLLDGSLISFPWIHATRDRSDAPLMPLLMATCYSLPHKMHDLQT; from the coding sequence ATGTTTGGGCTATGGAGAGGTGACGCACCAGCCGGCCCCATGAAGCATCTCAGATGGGCGGGTGGCGAGGCAGAGGCAAAGGGAATACGAGGAAAATTGAGTTGCGCACCGGAATGTGCCGAGACTGACTGTGTGTGCGACAAATTATCGCCGGCTGTTATCTCCGCTGCTTATTTTGCTGGTCGAATCACGTGGATCGGTTTCCGGGCGGATGAGGGAGATTCCGCTCCGTTCTTTCTCCGTCGTGTCCAATCCATTCCTTCAGGTATTCTTCAGCTGTCGCCTCGGATCACGCATAGTCTACTTGATGGTTCACTTATCTCATTTCCATGGATCCATGCTACCCGTGACAGATCCGATGCTCCTCTGATGCCACTCCTGATGGCCACCTGTTACTCGCTCCCTCATAAAATGCATGATCTTCAAACCTAA
- a CDS encoding uncharacterized protein (CAZy:GH12;~COG:G;~EggNog:ENOG410PMUC;~InterPro:IPR002594,IPR013319,IPR013320;~PFAM:PF01670;~SECRETED:SignalP(1-17);~antiSMASH:Cluster_5.11;~go_function: GO:0004553 - hydrolase activity, hydrolyzing O-glycosyl compounds [Evidence IEA];~go_function: GO:0008810 - cellulase activity [Evidence IEA];~go_process: GO:0000272 - polysaccharide catabolic process [Evidence IEA]): MFAPTTLLPLLASSALALPALTTRAQTQSSTSLCGDYDYIILQDSPWIVYNMLYNADEIVGTQCTDYGEMTTSTNGTKEVVWSSVTDIEYVESTNNVPKGYSFVGLTQNLETKISAIESIPAEYTWSRTNSTAFKGNVCFDFITSATKGDSSSSSAHELMLWLQYEGGQLPIGWTNGAVATIDNLFGTSWKLYEDVNEDSGVTVSSLLPDTQFEGSFEGDLKEWLLELVQLGKFTKEAYVNVGNGGTEFFYGNSVMNATLGLQINLD; the protein is encoded by the exons ATGTTCGCCccaaccaccctcctccccctcctcgcctcctcaGCGCTGGCGCTGCCCGCCCTCACCACCCGCGCCCAAACTCagtcctccacctccctctgCGGCGACTACGACTACATCATCCTGCAGGACTCGCCATGGATCGTATACAACATGCTTTACAACGCCGACGAGATCGTCGGTACCCAGTGCACCGACTACGGCGAGATGACTACCTCCACGAACGGCACGAAGGAGGTTGTTTGGAGTAGTGTGACTGATATCGAATATGTAGAGAGCAC CAACAATGTCCCGAAGGGATACTCCTTCGTCGGACTAACCCAGAACCTGGAGACCaagatctccgccatcgagTCCATTCCGGCGGAATATACTTGGTCGAGAACGAATTCTACTGCCTTCAAGG GCAACGTCTGCTTCGATTTCATCACCTCCGCCACAAAGGGTgactccagctccagctccgcccACGAACTCATGCTCTGGCTTCAATACGAGGGTGGACAGCTCCCTATCGGCTGGACCAACGGAGCCGTCGCCACGATTGATAACCTCTTCGGCACGTCCTGGAAGCTGTACGAGGATGTGAATGAGGATTCGGGCGTCACTGTGAGCTCGTTGTTGCCTGATACCCAGTTCGAGGGCTCCTTTGAGGGTGATCTTAAGGAGTGGTTGTTGGAGTTGGTTCAGTTGGGCAAGTTTACGAAGGAAGCGTATGTGAATGTTGGGAATGGAGG GACGGAGTTCTTCTACGGTAACTCGGTTATGAATGCTACCTTGGGGTTGCAGATTAACCTGGATTAA
- a CDS encoding uncharacterized protein (COG:S;~EggNog:ENOG410PWXS;~InterPro:IPR036864,IPR007219,IPR001138;~PFAM:PF00172,PF04082;~go_function: GO:0000981 - DNA-binding transcription factor activity, RNA polymerase II-specific [Evidence IEA];~go_function: GO:0003677 - DNA binding [Evidence IEA];~go_function: GO:0008270 - zinc ion binding [Evidence IEA];~go_process: GO:0006351 - transcription, DNA-templated [Evidence IEA];~go_process: GO:0006355 - regulation of transcription, DNA-templated [Evidence IEA]) — MTTRADLVTQACDICRKRKVKCNVTSSSTDAPSRCGRCARLDLPCTFLSPSRTRGPKKRSRTRSPAQTQPEDGETGEARVLGAINYPTDDLCDRHLFSGIMQDYLDYLYPLIPIVHRPSFRQSLQENHDREDSGFLGLVTAIAAVVIATMPSRFHTYRCATPPLRFTSRRDMVRHCYDKILRLRDSTYFDHINFQKFAISYLLYAAFRQLGDHNWSRMLDVEATQLARLLNLHRISEYDGLNCIETQLRKKGFWLIFYGFVHNQLQNVLGERLSYLDPILLHSINPEDLMPLEVDDEFIFENEVLMPPSQSPCLVTGFILHSKVFWAAIRSTCPESPAGPCPCVRARDPVVQISYIQDRLHNLRFLLDDIPPLLRPWQPSDTEAIANGGSTGVTEMTQSHFASMRVNLHVTHLWLQSLLVDQLEAAQAHKSELSLTSTGHAQPMLDAKALWLQREDLCRQLFCILFSLPQINLEANGLHLAHKVRDIAAGLLVCPFHPAGPEAERATEYLRQSTDVLSRIDSSESMVTMHLQTWIDTDRI, encoded by the exons ATGACCACGCGTGCAGACTTGGTCACTCAGGCTTGTGATATCTGCCGGAAGCGCAAGGTCAAATGCAATGTGACTTCGTCATCGACCGATGCCCCTTCCAGATGTGGGCGCTGTGCTAGATTGGACCTGCCGTGCACCTTTCTATCCCCATCCCGGACGCGAGGCCCGAAGAAACG TTCACGTACAAGATCTCCGGCCCAAACGCAgccagaagatggagagactGGGGAGGCCCGGGTTTTGGGTGCCATCAATTATCCCACGGATGATCTGTGCGATCGACACCTATTTTCCGGCATCATGCAGGACTATTTGGATTACCTGTATCCCCTGATTCCAATAGTGCATCGGCCGTCGTTTCGACAGTCTTTGCAGGAGAACCATGATCGCGAGGACAGCGGATTCCTTGGGCTCGTCACCGCCATCGCTGCGGTGGTCATCGCCACAATGCCTAGTAGATTTCATACTTATCGATGTGCGACCCCGCCCTTGAGATTCACGTCACGAAGGGACATGGTCCGTCATTGCTATGACAAAATTTTGCGGCTGAGGGATTCGACCTACTTCGACCACATTAACTTCCAAAAGTTTGCCATCTCGTACTTGCTGTATGCTGCATTTCGGCAGTTGGGTGACCACAATTGGTCCCGTATGTTAGATGTGGAGGCAACACAACTTGCTCGCTTGTTAAACCTCCATCGCATCTCTGAATATGATGGGCTTAATTGCATCGAGACTCAGCTGCGAAAGAAGGGCTTTTGGTTGATTTTCTACGGATTCGT CCATAATCAACTGCAGAATGTGCTGGGAGAGCGATTGTCATACCTGGaccccatccttcttcattcCATTAATCCGGAAGATCTCATGCCACTCGAAGTTGATGACGAATTTATCTTCGAGAACGAGGTGCTTATGCCACCGTCCCAAAGTCCATGCCTGGTAACGGGCTTTATCCTCCATTCCAAGGTGTTCTGGGCTGCTATCAGGAGCACCTGTCCAGAATCACCGGCTGGCCCGTGTCCCTGTGTGAGAGCCCGGGATCCAGTCGTGCAGATTTCTTACATCCAGGATCGTCTTCACAATTTACGGTTCTTACTGGATGATATCCCACCTCTTCTCCGTCCATGGCAGCCATCGGATACCGAGGCTATCGCTAACGGTGGGAGCACTGGTGTGACGGAGATGACGCAGTCACATTTTGCTTCTATGCGAGTGAACCTACATGTTACACACCTATGGCTACAAAGCTTGCTTGTTGATCAGCTGGAGGCGGCGCAAGCGCACAAATCAGAGCTATCATTAACATCTACCGGCCATGCACAACCAATGCTTGATGCAAAGGCGTTGTGGCTCCAGAGGGAGGATCTTTGTCGTCAACTATTCTGCATACTATTCAGCCTGCCCCAGATCAACCTGGAAGCGAACGGTCTACATTTGGCGCACAAAGTACGTGATATCGCGGCGGGCCTGCTGGTTTGCCCATTTCATCCTGCTGGCCCGGAAGCGGAGCGAGCAACCGAGTACCTACGACAGTCAACCGACGTCCTATCCCGCATAGACAGTAGCGAAAGCATGGTCACAATGCACCTACAAACCTGGATAGATACAGATCGAATATAG
- a CDS encoding beta-glucosidase H (CAZy:GH3;~COG:G;~EggNog:ENOG410PFI5;~InterPro:IPR017853,IPR019800,IPR036962,IPR037524, IPR008979,IPR002772,IPR036881,IPR026891,IPR013783, IPR001764,IPR011658;~PFAM:PF00933,PF01915,PF14310,PF07691;~go_function: GO:0004553 - hydrolase activity, hydrolyzing O-glycosyl compounds [Evidence IEA];~go_process: GO:0005975 - carbohydrate metabolic process [Evidence IEA]) translates to MPCVHAAAETDKSFVQIANADIEELIKQLTLDEKVALLTGDDFWHTVPIPRLGIPSIRLSDGPNGVRGTRFFGSVPAACLPCGTAIGATFDENLAVQVGHLLAAEAKAKGTHVVLGPTINIQRGPLGGRGFESFSEDPLLSGTIAGHYCKGLKEENIIATLKHFVCNDQEHERMAVNSILTDRALREIYLLPFMIAISLGKPEAIMTAYNKVNGLHASESPTLLQDILREEWGWEGLLMSDWFGTYSTSEAVNAGLDLEMPGPTRWRGSALSHAITANKIPMATVNARVRAVLRLVQQASRSGIPERAPELQLNRAEDRRLLRKIASEAVVLLKNDDGILPLDKTKKVAVIGPNSKIATYCGGGSAALNPYQAVTPFEGISNSASGGVEFAQGIYGHQNQPLLGMRLRTQDGRTGFTLKIFNDPPTVANRVPLEERHETDSMVFFLDYNHPELQPVWFADAEGYFVPEESGLYDFGLCVQGTGKLYVDGNLLVNNADVQRPGSSFLGSGTMEERGTLELTAGRQYKIHVQWGCAKTSTFKVPGVVDFGHGGFRFGACKQLSPSKGIEEAVQLAASVDQVILVAGLSAEWESEGEDRTSMSLPPHTDELISRVLEVNPDTVVVLQSGTPVEMPWIQKAKAVLHAWYGGNETGNGLADVIFGDVNPSGKLPLTFPRHVKHNPTYFNYRSEGGRVLYGEDVYVGYRFYDEAEVDPLFPFGHGLSYTTFELSGLSLKREACSLQATCTLRNTGSRAGAEVIQLYVTPVSPPIKRPLKELKGFRKVWLEPGEEEVVQIPLDLVRATSFWDEKSSSWCSHSGTYQIMLGSSSRGTFLEDSIELSETTFWSGL, encoded by the exons ATGCCTTGCGTACATGCCGCCGCCGAGACGGACAAGTCCTTTGTTCAAATCGCAAACGCCGATATTGAGGAGCTCATCAAGCAACTGACCCTAGATGAGAAAGTTGCCCTGCTAACGG GTGACGATTTCTGGCACACCGTTCCAATCCCCCGGCTCGGAATCCCGTCAATTCGCCTGTCTGACGGCCCGAATGGCGTCCGTGGCACCCGCTTCTTTGGCAGCGTGCCAGCAGCTTGTCTGCCCTGCGGTACGGCCATTGGAGCGACATTTGATGAAAATCTCGCTGTTCAGGTTGGCCATCTGCTAGCGGCAGAGGCCAAGGCCAAAGGCACCCACGTTGTCCTTGGCCCGACGATAAACATCCAGCGAGGTCCTCTGGGAGGGCGGGGGTTCGAATCGTTCTCTGAGGACCCGCTGCTGTCAGGAACAATAGCAGGTCATTATTGCAAAGGCTTAAAGGAGGAGAACATCATTGCAACGCTCAAACACTTCGTATGCAATGACCAGGAGCATGAGCGAATGGCTGTCAATTCCATTCTCACCGACCGGGCGCTGAGGGAAATCTATCTTCTGCCATTCATGATCGCAATTTCTCTGGGAAAGCCCGAAGCCATAATGACGGCATACAACAAGGTAAACGGGCTTCATGCATCGGAGAGTCCAACACTTCTTCAAGACATCTTACGTGAAGAATGGGGTTGGGAGGGTCTGTTGATGAGCGACTG GTTTGGAACATATAGCACATCCGAGGCCGTCAACGCTGGACTCGATCTCGAAATGCCAGGGCCGACAAGATGGCGCGGCAGTGCTCTGTCACATGCCATTACCGCAAACAAGATTCCCATGGCGACGGTCAATGCCCGTGTTCGTGCTGTGCTGCGTCTGGTCCAGCAAGCCAGCCGATCGGGTATTCCTGAGCGTGCGCCGGAGTTGCAGCTGAACCGTGCCGAGGATAGACGGCTACTCAGGAAGATCGCCTCAGAGGCAGTTGTCCTCCTGAAGAACGATGACGGCATTCTGCCTCTGGACAAGACCAAGAAAGTAGCCGTCATCGGTCCTAATTCCAAGATTGCTACCTACTGTGGAGGGGGCAGTGCAGCGCTCAATCCCTACCAGGCTGTAACTCCCTTTGAGGGGATTTCGAACTCGGCTTCCGGCGGCGTGGAGTTCGCTCAGGGGATATACGGACACCAAAACCAACCCTTGCTGGGGATGCGCCTGCGGACTCAGGATGGCCGTACTGGATTCACTTTGAAAATCTTCAATGACCCTCCCACCGTAGCGAACAGAGTACCACTCGAGGAACGGCACGAGACGGACTCGATGGTATTCTTCCTTGATTACAACCACCCAGAGCTGCAACCCGTGTGGTTTGCAGATGCGGAGGGATACTTTGTCCCAGAGGAATCCGGCCTATACGATTTTGGCCTTTGTGTGCAAGGGACGGGCAAGCTCTATGTGGATGGAAACCTATTAGTCAATAACGCTGATGTACAAAGGCCGGGGTCTAGCTTCCTTGGGAGCGGCAccatggaagaaagaggcaCATTGGAGCTCACGGCCGGTCGGCAGTACAAGATCCATGTGCAGTGGGGGTGTGCTAAAACCAGCACGTTTAAGGTCCCCGGGGTAGTCGACTTTGGTCACGGTGGCTTCCGATTCGGCGCCTGTAAGCAGCTCTCGCCTTCTAAAGGCATCGAAGAGGCAGTGCAGCTGGCTGCATCGGTTGATCAGGTCATACTCGTGGCTGGCCTGAGTGCGGAATGGGAATCAGAGGGCGAGGATCGTACGAGCATGAGCCTGCCGCCACATACAGATGAGTTGATCTCTCGTGTATTGGAGGTGAATCCAGACACTGTTGTCGTCCTTCAAAGCGGAACTCCCGTGGAGATGCCCTGGATTCAGAAGGCAAAGGCAGTGCTTCACGCCTGGTATGGCGGTAACGAAACTGGCAACGGCCTTGCCGATGTCATCTTCGGCGACGTGAACCCG TCTGGCAAACTTCCACTCACGTTCCCCCGCCACGTCAAACACAACCCCACCTATTTCAACTATCGATCAGAGGGTGGTAGAGTCCTATATGGTGAGGACGTATATGTCGGTTACCGGTTCTATGACGAGGCTGAGGTCGATCCGCTGTTCCCTTTCGGCCATGGTCTCTCGTACACAACATTCGAACTATCGGGGCTGTCCCTCAAAAGGGAGGCATGTTCACTGCAAGCCACATGCACGTTGCGTAACACCGGATCCAGAGCTGGAGCGGAGGTGATACAGCTGTATGTCACCCCGGTCTCGCCGCCAATCAAGCGGCCACTGAAGGAGCTAAAGGGTTTCCGAAAAGTCTGGTTAGAGCcaggtgaggaagaggtggtgcAGATTCCGCTGGATCTTGTCCGTGCGACAAGCTTCTGGGATGAGAAGAGCAGTAGCTGGTGCAGCCACAGTGGTACATATCAAATAATGCTTGGATCCAGTAGCCGTGGGACGTTCTTGGAGGACTCCATTGAATTGAGTGAGACCACTTTCTGGTCGGGACTCTGA
- a CDS encoding uncharacterized protein (antiSMASH:Cluster_5.11): MDSPSVSEMTISALHKLNDCLQHATLREWAEQMKTYFEKNWRQKLRICATSNGIYDDSGMHSDEFVRPHAVRRLKQLIEGLDECIETATKPEECLFPGCADQSHENKEDVVSSEPGWDEFGPKIERPVRPEGAPKLTEKLKEAQLSLEKLGLLAERMADLYNDARDYEAKAKFTYVDYQKLDDPDHKYYRDVDVEGLRSLKNHLIREYHQGYSIDFPHYKAGASEGLPSDKPALAYLEQDHRQQVHRLIYVVLRRHHRLSLSRKAAEKRATARAASGTGDGNGKDILSENPPANVFQPQLPSTDEMRQLKLASWSNAPSPKSIEGQERTFQCPYCGDMLLEADSERTAWYEHVNNDLLPFTCLWSCCKQEDPKEFDNVVELTAHLEENFGTVEHWVCDACLSQGKSCNSCEFTNKNDLDKHLASFHRNKSKSSTPTTRLEVPSQCPLCPRKLIYKNRGPDSLYPHVANHMERFTTLALPEIGIEQSNRREGKPTAAM, from the exons ATGGATAGCCCTTCGGTCAGCGAGATGACCATCTCGGCTCTACACAAACTCAACGACTGTCTGCAACACGCAACGCTAAGAGAATGGGCCGAACAGATGAAGACATACTTTGAGAAGAACTGGAGACAGAAACTCCGAATCTGCGCCACCTCTAACGGGATCTATGATGACAGCGGGATGCATTCTGACGAATTTGTCCGACCGCATGCCGTTCGACGTTTGAAACAGCTGATCGAGGGGCTGGATGAGTGTATTGAGACAGCAACTAAGCCTGAGGAGTGTCTGTTTCCAGGCTGTGCTGACCAGTCCCATGAGAACAAAGAAGATGTCGTGTCATCAGAACCCGGCTGGGATGAGTTTGGCCCTAAAATTGAACGGCCGGTGAGGCCTGAGGGGGCGCCCAAACTTACCGAAAAACTAAAGGAAGCCCAGCTGAGTCTTGAGAAGCTCGGTTTACTCGCAGAAAGAATGGCAGATCTTTATAATGACGCCCGCGACTATGAAGCCAAGGCCAAGTTCACGTACGTGGACTATCAAAAGCTGGATGACCCCGATCATAAGTATTACcgtgatgtggatgttgagggcCTGCGCAGCTTGAAGAATCATCTTATCCGGGAGTACCATCAAGGATACTCCATCGACTTCCCCCACTACAAAGCAGGAGCTAGTGAAGGCTTACCCAGCGATAAACCTGCGCTGGCTTATCTCGAACAGGATCATCGACAGCAAGTACACCGCTTAATCTACGTCGTACTCCGCCGACACCACCGGCTGAGCCTGTCGCGAAAAGCAGCGGAGAAGCGGGCCACCGCGCGGGCTGCAAGTGGCACTGGAGACGGTAACGGAAAGGATATTCTATCCGAAAACCCGCCAGCAAATGTATTCCAACCCCAGCTGCCATCCACCGATGAAATGAGGCAGTTGAAGCTTGCCTCTTGGTCCAACGCCCCTTCTCCAAAGTCCATCGAGGGGCAGGAGCGCACATTCCAATGCCCATACTGCGGTGACATGCTCCTGGAGGCAGACTCGGAGCGCACAGCCTGGTA CGAACATGTAAACAACGATCTTCTACCATTCACCTGTCTCTGGTCATGCTGCAAGCAGGAAGATCCGAAGGAATTCGACAACGTCGTTGAACTAACAGCCCATCTCGAAGAGAATTTCGGGACCGTCGAGCACTGGGTGTGTGATGCCTGCCTTTCACAGGGAAAGTCCTGCAACAGTTGCGAGTTCACAAACAAGAACGATCTTGACAAGCATCTTGCTTCGTTTCATCGAAACAAGAGTAAGAGTTCGACACCGACCACCCGGTTAGAGGTTCCCAGCCAATGTCCGCTTTGCCCTCGGAAGCTCATCTACAAGAATCGGGGCCCTGACTCGTTGTATCCCCACGTTGCCAATCATATGGAAAGGTTTACTACCCTTGCATTGCCGGAGATTGGGATTGAGCAGTCGAATCGTCGAGAGGGTAAGCCTACAGCTGCCATGTAG